A genome region from Terriglobales bacterium includes the following:
- a CDS encoding SDR family oxidoreductase — protein MAGKCALVTGGARRIGKEIALTLARAGADVAFTYLKSGKDAEQTNAALAKSGVRTFSIRCDLRDVKSIEPCAGEAIAKLGRLDLLINNAGAYETVSFEEIMPEQWDAMFDVNVRAAFFMSQACAKELRAHKGRIVNIGSLGGIRPWATHAHYCASKAALHMLTQSAAKALAPEIKVNCIAPGMIDQGESARGSEVLENFAVKTPVQRNGTAADVAQSVLFLATCPDFITGQILAVDGGLGLV, from the coding sequence CTGGCCGGCAAGTGCGCTCTCGTCACCGGAGGAGCACGCCGCATTGGCAAGGAAATCGCATTGACGCTGGCCCGCGCCGGCGCAGACGTCGCCTTCACCTATCTCAAATCGGGAAAGGACGCCGAGCAGACTAATGCGGCACTTGCAAAGTCAGGCGTTCGAACCTTCTCCATACGCTGCGACCTGCGCGATGTGAAATCGATCGAGCCCTGCGCAGGGGAAGCGATCGCCAAATTAGGACGCCTCGATCTCCTGATTAACAATGCCGGGGCATACGAAACCGTCAGCTTTGAAGAGATCATGCCCGAGCAATGGGATGCGATGTTCGACGTCAATGTTCGCGCGGCTTTCTTCATGTCGCAGGCATGTGCCAAAGAGCTGCGCGCGCACAAAGGACGCATCGTGAACATCGGCTCGCTCGGCGGCATTCGCCCGTGGGCGACCCATGCGCATTACTGCGCGTCGAAAGCTGCGCTGCACATGCTCACGCAATCCGCGGCGAAAGCGCTGGCGCCGGAGATCAAGGTAAACTGCATCGCTCCAGGCATGATCGACCAGGGCGAGTCGGCTCGCGGCAGTGAAGTTCTCGAGAACTTCGCAGTTAAGACGCCGGTGCAGAGAAATGGCACCGCCGCGGACGTTGCGCAGTCCGTCCTGTTCCTCGCCACCTGCCCGGATTTCATCACAGGGCAGATACTCGCGGTGGATGGAGGATTGGGCCTGGTTTAA